A region from the Chanodichthys erythropterus isolate Z2021 chromosome 5, ASM2448905v1, whole genome shotgun sequence genome encodes:
- the LOC137019889 gene encoding GTPase IMAP family member 7-like: MVLLGKSGDECLKAERKVHGRNITVIDTPGDFDTDCDDEALKSEAIRSLVECAPGVDAFIIVLKVRRYTAHENTFKEEHVLKHTVILFTHGEQLEGKTIEAFMEDCPQLQELVDKCGGRCHVIDSKYWDKRKRGNNRKRVQVKNLVKTIDKMVNENSCYTNELLQKVEEDIQEEMKNITEDNLHPEEQREEAMGNVNASYQKKSAGMGIGAVFGALVGMRAAIAAVLAILQPYSTKNSINRSRSHDNVNMADDVRISKRSISKYLLGAFAPEEPFHSYSNYWRKYTDFAVFTPQELGMILVLGTIFGELD; encoded by the exons ATGGTCCTTCTTGGGAAATCAGGAGATGAATGTCTCAAAGCAGAGAGAAAGGTTCATGGAAGAAACATCACAGTTATTGACACACCTGGAGACTTTGACACAGATTGTGATGATGAAGCGCTGAAATCTGAGGCCATCAGATCTCTGGTTGAATGTGCTCCAGGCGTCGATGCTTTTATCATCGTCCTGAAGGTCAGAAGATACACAGCACATGAAAACACATTCAAAGAGGAGCACGTCCTGAAACACACAGTGATCTTATTCACTCATGGTGAGCAACTAGAAGGCAAGACCATTGAAGCATTTATGGAGGACTGTCCTCAACTGCAGGAGCTCGTTGATAAATGTGGAGGACGCTGTCACGTCATCGACAGCAAATACTGGGATAAACGTAAACGAGGGAACAATCGCAAGAGAGTTCAAGTGAAAAATCTGGTCAAGACCATTGACAAGATGGTGAACGAGAACAGCTGCTACACCAATGAGCTGCTTCAGAAAGTGGAGGAAGACATTCAAGAGGAGATGAAGAATATAACTGAAGATAATTTACATCCAGAAGAGCAACGAGAAGAAGCTATGGGAAATGTTAATGCCAGTTATCAGAAGAAGTCTGCAGGAATGGGAATAGGGGCGGTGTTTGGTGCTCTTGTCGGCATGAGAGCTGCTATAGCTGCAGTTCTGGCTATTTTGCAACCATATAGCACTAAAAACAGCATTAACCGCAGCAG gtcacatgataacgtcAACATGGCGGATGATGTCCGGATCTCTAAGCGCTCGATAAGTAAGTACTTgttaggggctttcgcaccagaGGAACCTTTTCACAGTTACTCGAACTATTGGCGGAAGTACACTGATTTTGCCGTGTTCACACCACAAGAACTGGGAATGATtctagttctaggaactatttTTGGGGAACTAGATTAG